One Eubacteriales bacterium mix99 genomic window carries:
- a CDS encoding V-type ATP synthase subunit A — protein sequence MSKGTIKKVAGPLVIAEGMRDANMFDMVRVSDRQLTGEIIEIHGGEASIQVYEETSGLGPGEPVESTGSPMSVELGPGLIGSIYDGIQRPLDKIMEQTGNNLKRGVQVLSLNRETKWHFQPAVEVGQEVVPGDIVGTVPETEIVLHKIMVPNGVSGKVTGIAEGDYTVADTIATITGSDGTGHNLSLMQRWPVREGRPYQEKLSPDMPLITGQRVIDTLFPIAKGGVAAVPGPFGSGKTVVQHQLAKWADADIVVYIGCGERGNEMTDVLNEFPELKDPKTGYSLMKRTILIANTSDMPVAAREASIYTGITMAEYYRDMGYSVALMADSTSRWAEALREMSGRLEEMPGEEGYPAYLGSRLAQFYERAGYVRALGKEGRKGALSVIGAVSPPGGDISEPVSQATLRIVKVFWSLDADLAYRRHFPAINWLTSYSLYVDTMGKWFNANVKNDWMDLRARLMRLLHDESELEEIVKLVGMDALSAGDRLKLEAARSIREDFLHQNAFHETDTYTSLQKQYQMMHLVLGYYDAAVSALEKKANIEDLVRLPVRERIGRFKYVAEDKTDEEYDQIEQMLSDEIQQAIQKEDL from the coding sequence ATGAGCAAAGGTACCATAAAGAAAGTTGCCGGGCCTCTCGTGATTGCAGAAGGCATGCGGGATGCAAATATGTTTGATATGGTCCGTGTCAGCGATCGACAGCTGACCGGAGAGATTATAGAGATTCATGGCGGGGAAGCTTCCATACAGGTTTATGAGGAAACTTCCGGTCTGGGGCCGGGAGAGCCTGTGGAGTCCACCGGGTCTCCCATGAGTGTGGAATTGGGACCCGGTCTGATTGGAAGCATCTATGACGGCATTCAGCGTCCTTTGGATAAAATCATGGAACAGACCGGAAACAACCTGAAACGTGGGGTGCAGGTGCTGTCTCTGAACCGGGAGACAAAATGGCATTTTCAGCCTGCCGTGGAAGTCGGACAGGAAGTTGTTCCCGGGGATATTGTTGGCACGGTTCCCGAAACGGAAATCGTGCTTCATAAAATAATGGTTCCGAATGGCGTATCAGGAAAGGTCACAGGGATCGCGGAAGGTGATTATACCGTTGCGGATACGATCGCTACAATAACCGGATCGGATGGTACCGGGCACAACCTGTCCCTGATGCAGAGATGGCCGGTCCGGGAAGGCCGGCCTTATCAGGAAAAGCTTTCTCCGGACATGCCGCTGATCACCGGCCAGCGGGTGATTGATACCCTGTTTCCCATTGCCAAAGGCGGAGTTGCTGCAGTCCCCGGACCGTTTGGCTCCGGAAAGACGGTAGTACAGCATCAGCTGGCAAAGTGGGCGGATGCCGACATCGTAGTATACATCGGCTGCGGGGAGCGGGGAAATGAAATGACGGACGTCCTGAATGAGTTTCCGGAGCTGAAGGATCCGAAAACCGGCTATTCCCTGATGAAGCGAACCATTCTGATTGCAAATACTTCCGATATGCCGGTTGCGGCGCGAGAGGCTTCCATCTATACCGGGATCACCATGGCCGAGTATTACCGCGATATGGGGTATTCGGTGGCATTGATGGCGGATTCCACTTCCCGCTGGGCGGAAGCGCTGCGTGAAATGTCCGGTCGATTGGAGGAAATGCCCGGCGAAGAAGGGTATCCTGCTTATCTTGGCAGCCGTCTTGCCCAGTTCTACGAACGGGCAGGGTATGTCAGAGCCCTGGGGAAAGAGGGACGAAAGGGAGCCTTATCGGTGATAGGTGCCGTATCTCCTCCCGGAGGCGATATATCCGAACCGGTTTCCCAGGCAACGCTTCGGATTGTAAAGGTGTTCTGGAGCCTGGATGCGGATCTTGCATACCGTCGTCACTTTCCGGCGATCAACTGGCTGACGAGTTATTCCCTGTATGTCGATACCATGGGAAAATGGTTTAACGCCAATGTAAAAAACGACTGGATGGATTTGCGGGCGCGGCTGATGCGTTTGCTGCATGATGAATCGGAGCTGGAGGAGATCGTCAAGCTGGTGGGCATGGATGCATTGTCTGCAGGCGATCGTTTGAAACTGGAAGCCGCCCGGTCCATTCGGGAGGACTTTCTCCATCAGAATGCCTTTCATGAAACGGATACCTATACCTCTCTGCAGAAGCAGTATCAGATGATGCATCTGGTTTTGGGGTATTATGATGCGGCTGTTTCCGCACTGGAAAAGAAAGCGAACATTGAGGACCTGGTTCGGTTGCCGGTGCGGGAGCGGATTGGGCGGTTCAAATATGTAGCCGAGGACAAAACTGACGAGGAATACGATCAGATCGAACAGATGCTGTCGGATGAGATCCAACAGGCCATTCAGAAGGAGGACTTATAA
- a CDS encoding V-type ATP synthase subunit B — translation MPKEYRTIEEIAGPLMLVRNVSGVTYDELGEIELSTGEKRRCKVLEVDGSNALVQLFESSAGINLSQSKVRFLGRSMELGVSRDMLGRIFDGLGRPIDNGPEILPDKRMDIDGLPINPVARSYPQEFIQTGISAIDGLNTLVRGQKLPIFSASGLPHANLAAQIARQARVRGTQESFAVVFAAIGITFEEANFFIESFRETGALDRTVLFVNLANDPAIERISTPRMALTAAEYLAFEKGMHVLVILTDITNYADALREVSAARKEVPGRRGYPGYMYTDLASIYERAGRQKGKPGSITMIPILTMPEDDETHPIPDLTGYITEGQIILSRDLYRKGITPPIDVLPSLSRLKDKGIGEGKTRADHADTMNQLFAAYARGKEAKELMVVLGEAALTDIDKLYAKFADEFEKQYISQGYQVNRDVEETLDLGWKLLRILPRSELKRINDQLLDEYYDASDK, via the coding sequence ATGCCAAAAGAGTATCGAACCATAGAAGAGATAGCGGGTCCTCTGATGCTGGTGCGGAACGTGTCCGGCGTTACCTATGATGAATTGGGAGAAATTGAACTGAGCACCGGAGAAAAACGACGCTGTAAAGTGCTGGAGGTGGATGGCAGCAATGCTCTTGTACAGTTGTTTGAAAGCTCCGCCGGCATCAATCTGTCCCAGAGCAAGGTACGGTTCCTGGGACGCAGCATGGAGCTGGGTGTTTCCAGAGATATGCTGGGGCGTATCTTTGACGGGCTGGGGCGTCCCATAGATAACGGTCCGGAAATCCTGCCGGACAAACGCATGGATATTGATGGCCTGCCCATAAATCCGGTTGCGCGCAGTTATCCCCAGGAGTTTATCCAGACCGGGATCTCTGCCATTGACGGGCTGAACACTCTGGTACGGGGACAGAAGCTGCCGATCTTTTCTGCATCGGGGCTGCCCCATGCCAATCTTGCAGCGCAAATCGCACGCCAGGCCAGGGTGCGGGGAACACAGGAGTCCTTTGCAGTTGTATTTGCCGCCATTGGCATTACCTTTGAGGAGGCCAACTTTTTTATCGAAAGTTTTCGTGAAACCGGTGCCCTGGACCGGACGGTTCTGTTTGTAAATCTGGCCAATGACCCGGCCATTGAACGGATCTCCACCCCGAGAATGGCACTGACGGCAGCAGAGTACCTGGCATTTGAAAAGGGTATGCATGTCCTGGTGATTCTGACGGATATTACGAATTATGCAGATGCCCTGCGTGAAGTATCCGCTGCACGCAAGGAGGTTCCGGGCAGACGGGGGTATCCCGGCTACATGTATACGGACCTGGCGTCCATTTATGAGAGGGCCGGCCGTCAGAAAGGCAAACCGGGATCCATTACAATGATTCCCATATTGACCATGCCGGAAGATGACGAGACCCATCCGATTCCGGACCTGACCGGATATATTACGGAAGGGCAGATTATACTCAGCCGTGACTTGTACCGGAAGGGAATCACGCCTCCGATCGATGTACTGCCATCGTTGTCCCGTCTGAAGGATAAGGGAATCGGGGAAGGAAAAACACGGGCAGATCATGCGGATACCATGAATCAGCTGTTTGCTGCCTATGCCCGGGGAAAAGAGGCCAAGGAACTGATGGTGGTACTTGGCGAAGCAGCCCTGACGGATATTGATAAATTGTATGCGAAATTTGCCGATGAGTTTGAAAAGCAATATATATCACAGGGATACCAGGTCAATCGGGATGTGGAAGAAACGTTGGATCTCGGCTGGAAACTGCTTCGCATTCTGCCCCGCAGTGAACTGAAACGGATCAATGATCAACTTCTGGATGAATACTATGATGCATCTGACAAGTAG
- a CDS encoding V-type ATP synthase subunit D produces the protein MAAAHVNPTRMELTQLKRKLGIAMRGHKLLKDKRDELMRQFLDLVRENKVLRERVEQGIQSANKNFVLARAVMSDETLKTAFLAPKQEVFLETDVKNVMSVEIPQFHYKTRTSDANDIYSYGFAFTSADLDDAVKSLADILPDMLKLAECEKACQMMATEIEKTRRRVNALEHVMIPEMQENIRYITMKLDENERSTQVRLMKVKDMMLEQTHHYSSRYDRQAARDEAGQES, from the coding sequence TTGGCTGCCGCTCATGTAAACCCAACACGTATGGAACTGACACAACTCAAGAGAAAGCTCGGTATAGCCATGAGAGGACATAAGCTGCTGAAGGACAAAAGGGACGAATTGATGCGGCAGTTTCTGGACCTGGTAAGAGAAAACAAAGTCCTGCGGGAACGGGTGGAGCAGGGTATTCAGTCCGCCAACAAAAACTTTGTCCTGGCACGGGCGGTGATGTCGGACGAAACATTGAAGACTGCGTTTCTGGCGCCCAAACAGGAAGTCTTTCTGGAGACAGACGTAAAAAACGTCATGAGCGTGGAAATTCCGCAATTCCATTATAAAACACGCACATCCGATGCCAATGATATCTACTCCTATGGGTTTGCATTTACCTCTGCCGACCTGGATGACGCTGTGAAATCCCTGGCGGACATTCTGCCGGATATGCTGAAACTGGCAGAATGTGAGAAAGCCTGTCAGATGATGGCCACAGAGATTGAAAAAACCCGGAGGCGGGTAAACGCGCTGGAGCATGTCATGATTCCTGAAATGCAGGAAAACATCCGGTATATCACCATGAAGCTGGATGAGAACGAGCGCAGCACGCAGGTACGCCTGATGAAAGTGAAGGACATGATGCTGGAGCAGACACATCATTACAGCAGCCGATATGACCGACAGGCAGCCAGGGATGAAGCGGGACAGGAATCATAG
- a CDS encoding peptidoglycan DD-metalloendopeptidase family protein, producing MRKKFLIPFLAAILVMTMAASAFASGITEKQGKLNDVHKNITDSKKNLNQVRDQQNSVQNQLKQVDQSLQEKQKELSAVENQLNQTQSELSAKKQELAVTENNLANTRKNLDKLQTELNQAIKKAEEQEQLNADRMRAMYMNSNSSYLELLFESKGLNDLMDRVDMITKMFSYDQGVFDELTQYRDEVKKKKEACEDQKANIEQCKRGIESQKAALEQKEREIQNTKAQIAKQKQDIEATQNEKQRLITQLDAEKAKISEDLDAMEAESKNLEKEIRRLVLARQQQQQQQRQASRGSVKRPGSGVNNVGSKYTGGRLAWPAPGFYTITSPYGWRNHPIEGVEKLHKGMDISGGGIAGHPAKAAADGTVILIQHDNGRKKGYGNMVTVDHGGGITTTYAHGSAIKVSVGQKVKAGDTVILVGSTGGSTGPHLHFEVRVNGTPVNPMGYLK from the coding sequence GTGAGAAAAAAATTCCTTATTCCATTTCTGGCTGCTATTCTTGTAATGACCATGGCAGCGTCGGCCTTTGCTTCCGGTATAACCGAAAAGCAGGGAAAGCTGAATGATGTACATAAGAACATTACAGATAGCAAAAAGAATCTGAATCAGGTCAGGGATCAGCAAAACAGCGTGCAAAATCAGCTGAAGCAAGTTGATCAGAGCCTGCAGGAAAAACAGAAGGAACTGTCCGCAGTGGAAAACCAGTTGAACCAGACACAGAGCGAGCTCTCCGCCAAAAAGCAGGAGCTGGCAGTCACAGAGAACAACCTGGCGAACACCAGGAAAAATCTGGACAAGCTTCAGACAGAATTGAATCAGGCCATTAAAAAAGCCGAGGAACAGGAGCAACTCAATGCAGATCGAATGAGAGCCATGTATATGAACAGCAACTCTTCCTACCTGGAACTGCTGTTTGAATCCAAAGGCCTGAACGATCTGATGGATCGGGTGGATATGATCACCAAAATGTTCTCCTATGATCAGGGCGTATTTGATGAACTGACTCAGTACCGGGATGAAGTGAAAAAGAAGAAAGAGGCTTGTGAAGATCAAAAAGCCAACATTGAGCAATGCAAGCGTGGCATAGAGAGTCAGAAAGCTGCTCTGGAGCAAAAGGAAAGGGAAATCCAGAACACGAAAGCGCAGATTGCAAAGCAAAAGCAGGATATCGAAGCGACGCAGAACGAAAAGCAAAGGCTGATCACTCAGCTCGACGCCGAAAAGGCCAAGATCAGTGAAGACCTGGATGCAATGGAAGCAGAGTCCAAAAACCTGGAGAAAGAGATCCGAAGGTTGGTCCTGGCCAGACAGCAGCAGCAGCAGCAACAGCGGCAAGCCAGCCGGGGTTCCGTGAAAAGACCAGGGAGTGGTGTCAACAACGTTGGATCCAAATACACGGGAGGCAGATTGGCTTGGCCGGCACCTGGTTTTTACACCATTACTTCCCCATATGGATGGCGCAATCATCCTATTGAAGGAGTAGAAAAACTACATAAAGGGATGGATATATCCGGAGGCGGCATTGCCGGACACCCTGCCAAAGCCGCAGCGGATGGTACGGTAATTCTTATCCAACACGATAATGGTCGTAAAAAAGGTTATGGAAACATGGTAACGGTGGATCATGGCGGCGGGATTACAACCACCTATGCTCATGGATCCGCTATAAAGGTTTCTGTGGGACAGAAGGTGAAGGCGGGTGATACTGTCATTCTCGTCGGCAGCACTGGAGGTTCTACCGGGCCGCACCTTCACTTCGAGGTTCGGGTAAACGGGACTCCTGTCAATCCCATGGGTTATTTGAAGTAA
- a CDS encoding YraN family protein — translation MGTYRRELGKWGEEQACQYLIRQGYRIVYRNYRCPFGEVDIIASGEGQLVFAEVKTRTSTAFGTPAQAVNRKKQSRYRKAALCFLQDRHWKDTSCRFDVLEVFARPDSSFQIHHIPNAYGV, via the coding sequence TTGGGTACCTATCGCAGGGAATTGGGGAAATGGGGGGAGGAGCAGGCTTGTCAGTATCTCATCCGGCAGGGCTATCGGATTGTATATCGGAATTATCGATGCCCCTTTGGCGAGGTGGATATTATTGCATCCGGGGAAGGTCAACTGGTATTTGCTGAGGTGAAGACCCGGACATCCACGGCTTTTGGTACTCCTGCCCAGGCGGTAAACCGGAAAAAGCAGTCCAGGTATCGAAAAGCCGCGTTATGCTTTCTTCAGGACAGGCACTGGAAGGATACGTCCTGTCGTTTTGACGTCCTGGAGGTCTTTGCCCGGCCGGATTCCTCTTTTCAGATCCATCATATCCCCAATGCATACGGGGTATAA
- the coaW gene encoding type II pantothenate kinase encodes MSRIIGIDVGGSTTKIVGLHENRIISPMLVKANDAIASVYGAFGKFMSKNKLGLKDISRILVTGAGSGYLSDNIYGIPTGKVNEFQAIGKGGLFLTSLKRAIIVSMGTGTAYVIADKNGEKHIGGTGVGGGTLLGLSNKMLNIRHFDDLIEMAQGGDLSHIDLLIRDITKDPVGSLTQESTASNFGKISDLATKSDTALGIINLVFQTIGTIAAFASRIHNTKDIVLTGNLTNVPQSRTIFDSLQGLYQVRFHMPDHAEYATAAGAALFPAEDLTDLSL; translated from the coding sequence ATGTCAAGAATTATTGGAATCGATGTCGGCGGAAGTACAACAAAAATTGTCGGATTGCATGAAAACAGGATTATCAGCCCCATGCTGGTCAAGGCCAACGATGCCATTGCATCCGTATATGGCGCTTTCGGCAAATTCATGAGCAAAAACAAGCTGGGCCTGAAGGATATCAGCCGGATCCTGGTAACCGGGGCAGGTTCCGGATATCTGTCCGATAATATATACGGGATTCCCACCGGCAAGGTGAATGAGTTCCAGGCTATCGGAAAGGGCGGACTGTTTCTGACCAGCCTGAAGCGGGCCATCATTGTCAGCATGGGTACCGGCACGGCTTATGTCATTGCCGATAAAAACGGGGAAAAACATATCGGCGGTACCGGCGTCGGCGGAGGAACCCTTCTGGGCCTCTCCAATAAAATGCTCAATATACGGCATTTTGATGATTTGATCGAAATGGCTCAGGGCGGAGATCTGTCGCATATCGATCTTTTGATCCGGGATATCACGAAGGATCCGGTAGGAAGCCTGACGCAGGAAAGCACGGCATCCAATTTCGGGAAAATCAGCGATCTGGCCACCAAGTCGGATACCGCTCTTGGAATTATCAACCTCGTGTTCCAGACCATCGGAACCATTGCCGCGTTTGCTTCCCGCATACACAATACAAAGGATATTGTATTAACGGGGAATCTGACCAATGTCCCCCAGTCCCGGACTATTTTTGACTCCCTGCAGGGCTTGTACCAGGTACGGTTTCACATGCCCGATCATGCGGAGTATGCCACGGCTGCCGGAGCAGCCCTGTTTCCTGCAGAGGACCTTACAGATTTGTCTTTATGA
- a CDS encoding ECF transporter S component, with protein MSRSLKDTKNLTFLALMLAITIVLDLTPLGALPLGSISATVVHIPTIITGVLLGPVAGWILGTMMGIISLIHAVTRPVSVIDPLFINPLVSVLPRMLVGVVACYVYRMLCKALKAPASAFVAGVAGSAVNTGLVFLMLYLIYAREVTKRLGVAFKTMLLSVLTTNAIAEAVLAGILTMAITMAYNKYRKIIRE; from the coding sequence ATGAGCCGATCACTAAAGGATACTAAAAATCTCACCTTCCTTGCTTTAATGCTGGCCATTACCATTGTATTGGACCTGACGCCATTGGGTGCATTGCCATTGGGTTCGATCAGTGCAACAGTCGTCCATATCCCCACCATTATTACAGGGGTCCTGCTGGGCCCGGTTGCCGGATGGATTCTTGGAACGATGATGGGTATTATCTCTTTGATTCATGCGGTGACGAGGCCGGTAAGCGTTATCGATCCCCTGTTTATCAACCCGCTCGTCTCCGTACTTCCGCGGATGCTGGTCGGAGTGGTGGCCTGCTATGTTTACCGGATGCTCTGTAAGGCTCTGAAAGCACCGGCGTCTGCCTTTGTCGCAGGCGTTGCAGGCAGTGCAGTGAATACCGGACTGGTATTCCTGATGCTTTATCTGATATATGCCCGGGAAGTGACAAAAAGGCTGGGGGTTGCCTTCAAGACAATGCTGCTCTCCGTGCTGACGACAAATGCCATCGCAGAAGCCGTTCTTGCCGGTATATTGACCATGGCCATTACGATGGCTTACAACAAATACAGGAAAATAATCAGGGAGTAA
- a CDS encoding D-alanyl-D-alanine carboxypeptidase gives MKEQGKKQKKAGWVGMAVLLLFLSVTSPASAQDTFNSAAESAILMEASTGQILYEKNADTPLPPASITKIMTLLLGFEALDNGSAHLEDPVTVSEKAWRTGMEGSEMFLDVGSKVPLRDILTGISVVSANDGCVALAEHLYGSEEVFVGQMNKRAKELGMTHTEFKNCNGLPAAGHHMSAHDIAILAGYLITNYPKVLELESTKEFTFNGIYQKNRNPLLENYPGADGLKTGWTEEAGFCLVGTAKKDDMRLISVVLKTRDEKERLAASKELLDFGYRNFELTEVVKEGKTIGKIPIRDGRETTVPVKVNESITAAVPKSRKADIKISAVPSDQPILAPVAAGKTVGKAEVRLGRDVLATADISTTKKVEKIGFITKLVRGIADFFRSLFKVSKA, from the coding sequence ATGAAGGAACAAGGGAAGAAACAGAAAAAGGCAGGCTGGGTTGGAATGGCAGTCCTGCTTTTGTTCCTGAGCGTTACCTCACCCGCCTCCGCCCAGGACACATTCAACAGTGCCGCAGAGTCTGCCATATTAATGGAAGCCTCCACCGGGCAAATATTGTACGAAAAAAATGCGGATACCCCTCTTCCCCCGGCCAGCATCACCAAAATCATGACCTTATTGCTGGGTTTTGAGGCTTTGGATAATGGAAGCGCCCACTTGGAGGATCCGGTGACGGTTTCCGAAAAAGCATGGCGAACCGGAATGGAAGGATCGGAAATGTTCCTCGATGTCGGATCCAAAGTACCGCTGCGGGACATCCTGACCGGAATCTCCGTCGTATCCGCCAATGATGGCTGTGTTGCCCTTGCAGAACATCTTTACGGATCCGAGGAAGTCTTTGTCGGGCAGATGAACAAACGCGCAAAGGAACTGGGCATGACCCATACCGAGTTCAAAAACTGCAATGGTCTGCCGGCAGCAGGGCATCACATGAGTGCCCATGACATTGCAATATTGGCCGGATATCTGATCACAAACTATCCGAAAGTGCTGGAGTTGGAGTCCACAAAGGAATTTACCTTCAACGGGATCTATCAGAAGAACCGCAATCCCCTTCTCGAAAATTATCCCGGCGCAGATGGCCTGAAAACCGGCTGGACCGAGGAAGCCGGCTTCTGTCTGGTAGGTACAGCAAAAAAGGACGATATGCGGCTGATCTCCGTTGTGCTGAAAACCAGGGATGAAAAGGAACGGCTTGCGGCTTCGAAAGAACTGCTGGATTTTGGATATCGGAATTTTGAACTGACTGAAGTTGTAAAAGAAGGGAAAACAATCGGGAAAATCCCGATACGGGACGGCAGGGAAACCACGGTGCCGGTAAAGGTCAATGAATCCATAACAGCAGCTGTTCCGAAGTCCCGCAAGGCAGATATCAAAATCTCTGCGGTACCGTCGGATCAGCCGATATTGGCTCCTGTTGCAGCCGGTAAAACGGTGGGAAAGGCAGAAGTCCGATTGGGCAGGGATGTCCTGGCAACGGCAGATATCAGTACAACCAAAAAAGTGGAGAAGATCGGTTTCATAACAAAGTTGGTCCGGGGAATTGCAGACTTTTTCCGATCCCTGTTTAAAGTCTCCAAAGCCTGA